One stretch of Streptomyces sp. 135 DNA includes these proteins:
- the panB gene encoding 3-methyl-2-oxobutanoate hydroxymethyltransferase, whose translation MTQLSAAQKSTEAPASPDSSKALYGGKGTRRITVRDITAAKERGEKWPMLTAYDAMTASVFDEAGIPVMLVGDSAGNCHLGYETTVPVTLDQMAMLSAAVVRGTSRALIVGDLPFGSYQEGPVQALRSATRLVKEAGVGAVKLEGGERSLAQTELLVQSGIPVMSHLGLTPQSVNTMGYRVQGRGDEAAHRLLNDAKAAQDAGAFAVVLELVPAELAAEVTRSLHIPTVGIGAGAECDAQVLVWTDMLGLTGGKMPRFVKQYADLRGVMTDAAKAFADDVVGGAFPAAEHAVH comes from the coding sequence ATGACGCAGCTCTCGGCTGCCCAGAAGAGCACCGAAGCCCCCGCGAGCCCCGACAGCAGCAAGGCGCTGTACGGCGGCAAGGGCACCCGGCGCATCACCGTGCGCGACATCACCGCCGCCAAGGAGCGCGGCGAGAAATGGCCGATGCTCACCGCCTACGACGCGATGACCGCGTCCGTCTTCGACGAGGCGGGCATCCCCGTCATGCTCGTCGGCGACTCGGCGGGCAACTGCCACCTCGGGTACGAGACCACCGTGCCCGTCACCCTCGACCAGATGGCGATGCTGTCGGCCGCGGTCGTGCGGGGCACCTCGCGTGCCCTGATCGTCGGCGACCTGCCGTTCGGCTCCTACCAGGAAGGCCCCGTCCAGGCCCTGCGCTCGGCGACCCGCCTGGTGAAGGAGGCGGGCGTCGGCGCGGTCAAGCTGGAGGGCGGGGAGCGGTCACTGGCCCAGACCGAGCTGCTGGTCCAGTCCGGCATCCCCGTCATGTCCCACCTCGGGCTGACCCCTCAGTCCGTGAACACCATGGGCTACCGCGTCCAGGGCCGCGGCGACGAAGCGGCCCACCGGCTGCTCAACGACGCCAAGGCCGCGCAGGACGCCGGCGCGTTCGCGGTCGTCCTCGAACTGGTCCCCGCGGAGCTCGCCGCCGAGGTCACCCGCTCCCTGCACATCCCGACCGTCGGGATCGGGGCGGGCGCCGAGTGCGACGCGCAGGTACTGGTCTGGACGGACATGCTGGGCCTCACCGGCGGGAAGATGCCGCGGTTCGTCAAGCAGTACGCGGACCTGCGGGGCGT
- a CDS encoding MFS transporter: MPLALLALAVGAFGIGTTEFVMMGLLPNVADDLHISIPTAGHLVSAYALGVVIGAPLLAAVTAKLPRRRVLIGLMVLFVVGNALSAVAPDNTSLLAARFLSGLPHGAFFGVGAVVATGLVAPERKARSVSLMFLGLTVANIVGVPVATAMGQQLGWRATFLAVSAIGLVAIAALALLVPADHGHGDAVGLRGELRALGSVPVWLALGTTVAGFGALFAAYSYITPMLTDAAGYAESSVTLLLALFGVGATAGNLLGGRLADHSLRGTLFGGLIALAAVLALFPLLMSTGWSAALAVMLLGMAAFTTGSPLQLMVMEKASAAPSLASSANQAAFNLANAGGAWIGGLALAAGFGVTSPAVTGAVLAVLGLAVAAAAYAVDRRATPQSPPARLVATGTAHHREPSHR; this comes from the coding sequence ATGCCCCTGGCCCTGCTCGCCCTCGCCGTGGGCGCCTTCGGCATCGGCACGACCGAGTTCGTGATGATGGGCCTGCTGCCCAACGTCGCGGACGACCTGCACATATCCATCCCGACCGCCGGGCACCTCGTCTCCGCGTACGCGCTCGGCGTCGTCATCGGCGCCCCGCTGCTCGCCGCCGTCACCGCGAAGCTGCCGCGCCGCCGGGTCCTCATCGGCCTGATGGTGCTGTTCGTCGTCGGCAACGCCCTGTCCGCCGTGGCCCCCGACAACACGTCGCTGCTGGCCGCGCGCTTCCTGAGCGGACTGCCGCACGGCGCGTTCTTCGGCGTCGGCGCGGTCGTCGCCACTGGGCTCGTCGCCCCGGAGCGCAAGGCCCGCTCGGTCTCGCTCATGTTCCTCGGCCTGACCGTCGCCAACATCGTCGGCGTGCCGGTCGCCACCGCCATGGGGCAGCAGCTCGGCTGGCGCGCCACGTTCCTCGCGGTCAGCGCGATCGGCCTCGTCGCCATCGCCGCGCTCGCGCTCCTGGTCCCGGCCGACCACGGCCACGGCGACGCGGTGGGCCTGCGCGGCGAGCTGCGGGCGCTCGGCAGCGTGCCGGTGTGGCTGGCGCTCGGTACGACCGTCGCGGGCTTCGGCGCGCTCTTCGCGGCGTACAGCTACATCACGCCGATGCTGACGGACGCCGCGGGCTACGCCGAATCCAGCGTCACGTTGCTGCTGGCGCTGTTCGGTGTGGGCGCCACCGCGGGCAACCTCCTCGGCGGCCGGCTCGCGGACCACTCCCTGCGGGGAACGCTCTTCGGCGGCCTGATCGCGCTGGCAGCGGTCCTCGCCCTCTTCCCGCTGCTCATGAGCACCGGGTGGAGCGCGGCGCTCGCGGTCATGCTGCTCGGCATGGCGGCGTTCACCACGGGCTCGCCGCTCCAGCTGATGGTCATGGAGAAGGCGTCGGCGGCCCCGTCCCTGGCCTCCTCCGCCAACCAGGCGGCGTTCAACCTCGCCAACGCGGGCGGCGCCTGGATCGGCGGCCTCGCCCTGGCGGCGGGCTTCGGCGTCACGTCACCGGCGGTGACGGGCGCGGTCCTCGCGGTCCTCGGCCTCGCGGTGGCCGCGGCGGCCTACGCGGTCGACCGCCGGGCCACGCCGCAGTCGCCACCGGCGCGCCTGGTCGCCACCGGCACGGCACACCACCGGGAGCCGTCCCACCGCTGA
- a CDS encoding endonuclease/exonuclease/phosphatase family protein codes for MAQAYMTETGSDGSGPERPESRFRRLLDGWRGDPGIWKRGLVTAGAAVLIALVMLFHAQIPNNVGNLGSLTETFLPWLGVFVPVLLVVAVVRKSATALIALLLPVVIWLNSFGGLISDKSGTGGDLTVATHNVNADNADPTGTAQDVAASDADVIALEELTADAVPTYERALSRQYKYHAVEGTVGLWSKYPISGTRPVDIKLGWVRAMRTTVETPKGDVAVYVAHLPSVRVKLDAGFTANQRDNSADALGEAIADEQLGKVVLLGDLNGTMNDRALNAVTSQMRSTQGAAGNGFGFSWPASFPMARIDQIMVKGVEPVSSWTLPETSSDHLPIAARVDLSS; via the coding sequence ATGGCGCAGGCGTATATGACGGAGACGGGCAGCGACGGCTCGGGGCCGGAGCGTCCCGAATCCCGGTTCCGGCGCCTGCTCGACGGCTGGCGCGGCGACCCGGGCATCTGGAAGCGGGGCCTGGTCACCGCGGGGGCCGCGGTGCTCATCGCGCTGGTGATGCTCTTCCACGCGCAGATCCCCAACAACGTCGGCAACCTCGGCAGCCTGACCGAGACCTTCCTGCCGTGGCTCGGCGTCTTCGTCCCGGTACTGCTGGTGGTCGCGGTGGTCCGCAAGTCCGCCACCGCGCTGATCGCCCTGCTGCTGCCGGTGGTCATCTGGCTGAACTCGTTCGGCGGCCTGATCAGCGACAAGTCGGGCACCGGCGGCGACCTCACCGTCGCCACGCACAACGTCAACGCGGACAACGCCGACCCGACCGGCACCGCCCAGGACGTCGCTGCGTCCGACGCCGACGTGATCGCCCTGGAGGAACTGACCGCCGACGCCGTCCCCACGTACGAGAGGGCGCTGTCGCGGCAGTACAAGTACCACGCGGTGGAGGGCACCGTCGGGCTGTGGAGCAAGTACCCCATCTCCGGCACGAGGCCCGTCGACATCAAGCTGGGCTGGGTCCGCGCGATGCGTACGACGGTCGAGACGCCCAAGGGTGACGTCGCCGTCTACGTCGCGCACCTGCCGTCCGTGCGCGTCAAGCTCGACGCGGGCTTCACCGCCAACCAGCGCGACAACAGCGCCGACGCGCTCGGCGAGGCCATCGCCGACGAGCAGCTCGGCAAGGTCGTCCTGCTCGGCGACCTCAACGGCACCATGAACGACCGCGCGCTGAACGCGGTCACCTCCCAGATGCGCTCCACCCAGGGCGCGGCGGGCAACGGCTTCGGCTTCAGCTGGCCCGCGTCGTTCCCGATGGCGCGCATCGACCAGATCATGGTCAAGGGCGTCGAGCCGGTCTCCTCCTGGACGCTCCCGGAGACGAGCAGCGACCACCTGCCGATCGCGGCGCGGGTGGACCTCTCCTCGTAA
- a CDS encoding MFS transporter, translating into MHRRRWAILGVLMLSLLIVVLDNSILNVAIKTISTPEPTGIGATQGELEWAINSYTLVFAGLLFTAGLLGDRLGRKKVLLAGLIVFGIGSAFAAQSGSPVELIAFRALMGLGAAFVMPATLAVLMNVFERDEQPKAIGIWAGGVGLAIAIGPITGGVLLDHFWWGSVFLINVPIVIVAVALMVWLVPDSRDPKPGRVDLVGVALSVVGLVLLVYGIIKGGQLADFTDPAVLCTTLAGLAVLVVFVLYEKRCDHPSVDISYFKNKVFSAAISAIALVFFALMGVTFFSVFYTQSVRGYSPLQTGLLMLPLAVAQLVFAPRARLVVDRFGVRAVCTGGLLLVMATLAAFSFLDADTPIWVLEVIFFLMGTGMAHIMTPTSVVIMQALPREKAGSASALSNTFRQVGGALGIAVLGSVLSTAYRNGVEDKLALLPAGARHTAGESIEATLGVAAKLGPRGEPLVTAANDSFLHAMHVTALWGAGVAAIGTVVVFLFLPGRTPPVPGPQEREAEPAGVAGR; encoded by the coding sequence GTGCACCGGCGCCGCTGGGCGATCCTCGGCGTGCTCATGCTCAGCCTGCTGATCGTCGTCCTCGACAACTCGATCCTGAACGTCGCCATCAAGACGATCTCCACCCCCGAACCCACCGGCATCGGCGCCACCCAGGGCGAGCTGGAGTGGGCGATCAACTCCTACACGCTGGTCTTCGCGGGCCTGCTCTTCACCGCCGGGCTGCTCGGCGACCGGCTCGGCCGCAAGAAGGTCCTGCTCGCGGGGCTCATCGTCTTCGGCATCGGATCGGCGTTCGCCGCGCAGTCCGGCTCGCCCGTCGAACTCATCGCGTTCCGCGCGCTGATGGGCCTCGGCGCGGCCTTCGTGATGCCGGCCACACTCGCCGTCCTGATGAACGTCTTCGAGCGCGACGAGCAGCCCAAGGCCATCGGCATCTGGGCGGGCGGCGTCGGCCTCGCCATCGCCATCGGCCCGATCACCGGCGGTGTCCTGCTCGACCACTTCTGGTGGGGCTCGGTCTTCCTCATCAACGTACCGATCGTGATCGTCGCGGTGGCCCTCATGGTGTGGCTGGTGCCGGACTCGCGCGATCCGAAGCCGGGGCGCGTCGACCTCGTCGGCGTCGCGCTCTCCGTCGTCGGCCTCGTCCTGCTCGTCTACGGCATCATCAAGGGCGGCCAGCTCGCCGACTTCACGGACCCGGCCGTGCTCTGCACCACCCTCGCGGGCCTCGCCGTCCTCGTCGTCTTCGTGCTGTACGAGAAGCGCTGCGACCACCCGTCCGTCGACATCTCGTACTTCAAGAACAAGGTCTTCTCGGCGGCGATCAGCGCCATCGCGCTCGTCTTCTTCGCGCTGATGGGCGTCACCTTCTTCTCGGTCTTCTACACCCAGAGCGTGCGCGGCTACTCGCCGCTTCAGACCGGCCTGCTGATGCTGCCGCTCGCCGTGGCCCAGCTCGTCTTCGCGCCGCGCGCCCGCCTGGTCGTCGACCGGTTCGGCGTACGGGCCGTGTGCACCGGCGGCCTGCTCCTGGTGATGGCGACCCTCGCGGCCTTCTCGTTCCTCGACGCGGATACGCCGATCTGGGTCCTGGAGGTCATCTTCTTCCTGATGGGCACCGGCATGGCGCACATCATGACGCCCACCAGCGTCGTGATCATGCAGGCCCTGCCGCGCGAGAAGGCCGGCTCCGCCTCCGCGCTCAGCAACACCTTCCGGCAGGTCGGCGGCGCGCTCGGCATCGCCGTCCTCGGCTCGGTGCTGTCCACCGCGTACCGCAACGGCGTCGAGGACAAGCTGGCGCTGCTGCCCGCCGGTGCCCGGCACACCGCGGGCGAGTCCATCGAGGCGACCCTCGGCGTCGCGGCGAAGCTCGGTCCGCGGGGGGAGCCGCTCGTGACGGCCGCCAACGACTCGTTCCTGCACGCCATGCACGTCACGGCGCTGTGGGGCGCGGGCGTCGCCGCGATCGGCACGGTGGTCGTCTTCCTGTTCCTGCCGGGACGTACGCCGCCGGTGCCCGGCCCCCAGGAGCGGGAGGCCGAGCCGGCGGGCGTCGCCGGCCGCTGA
- a CDS encoding TetR/AcrR family transcriptional regulator — MAKGDAHAKAPRGRPRSEAVEQAIIEGVVRLLEEGVPLTELSIERIARTAGVGKATIYRRWDGKEALFVDVLRVFEEPDPELPGTSMRDDLVCLLEGLRRRGLNMRSSALLHNVFAQMKALPKLWAAYHATVVDPRRRATYEVLRRGVADGELRADVDIEMANDLLVGPMLVRTVMRPDAPLDDGLAERIVDTVLEGLRPQV; from the coding sequence ATCGCCAAGGGGGACGCACACGCGAAGGCCCCCCGGGGCCGTCCCCGGAGCGAGGCCGTGGAGCAGGCCATCATCGAAGGGGTGGTGCGGCTCCTGGAGGAGGGCGTGCCGCTCACCGAACTGTCCATCGAGCGCATCGCCCGGACCGCGGGTGTCGGCAAGGCCACCATCTACCGGCGCTGGGACGGCAAGGAGGCCCTCTTCGTCGACGTGCTGCGCGTCTTCGAGGAGCCGGACCCCGAGCTGCCCGGCACCTCGATGCGCGACGACCTCGTCTGCCTCCTGGAGGGCCTGCGCAGGCGCGGCCTGAACATGCGTTCCTCGGCCCTGCTGCACAACGTCTTCGCGCAGATGAAGGCCCTGCCCAAACTCTGGGCGGCGTACCACGCCACTGTCGTCGACCCCCGCCGCCGCGCCACCTACGAGGTGCTGCGGCGGGGCGTCGCGGACGGCGAGCTGCGCGCGGACGTGGACATCGAGATGGCCAACGACCTCCTGGTCGGGCCGATGCTGGTGCGCACGGTCATGCGGCCCGACGCGCCGCTCGACGACGGCCTCGCCGAGCGGATCGTCGACACGGTCCTCGAGGGGCTGCGGCCCCAGGTCTGA